The following proteins come from a genomic window of Gottfriedia acidiceleris:
- a CDS encoding phosphatase, protein MKNLIVGGIGVLTSMLLFGVTLISASIYSLYLSQPAGDGWDSNLGVFGTALINIGTIPLILSLVFFIVGIRYVYKGIKE, encoded by the coding sequence ATGAAGAATCTAATCGTTGGAGGAATTGGAGTTTTAACAAGTATGTTATTATTTGGAGTAACACTTATTTCGGCATCAATCTATTCTTTGTACCTATCTCAACCAGCTGGAGATGGATGGGACTCAAATTTAGGAGTTTTCGGAACAGCGTTGATTAATATTGGTACAATTCCATTGATATTAAGTTTAGTATTCTTTATTGTAGGTATTCGTTATGTATATAAGGGAATCAAGGAATAA
- a CDS encoding GNAT family N-acetyltransferase, with amino-acid sequence MEIRKLTIEDLPEFIRLRSEGLTLSPEAFGESLTEYESKSIEQHTNNFPKTFDNFIIGAFEKGVLVGVAGFYQKRSEKMKHKGTIWGMYVTPNYRCKGVGKKVLNQAIQEAMEIEEILQIELAVISSNQSAKRLYEAVGFESFGTEKRALFVNGEFYDEDHMVKIIK; translated from the coding sequence ATGGAAATTCGAAAATTAACAATTGAAGATTTACCTGAGTTTATTCGCTTAAGAAGTGAAGGATTAACATTATCACCAGAAGCATTTGGAGAAAGTTTAACTGAATATGAGAGTAAATCAATCGAACAGCACACAAATAATTTCCCTAAAACTTTTGATAATTTTATCATTGGTGCATTTGAAAAAGGCGTACTCGTTGGGGTTGCTGGTTTCTACCAAAAAAGATCTGAAAAAATGAAACATAAGGGAACAATTTGGGGAATGTATGTTACACCAAATTACCGTTGTAAAGGTGTAGGGAAAAAAGTTTTAAACCAAGCGATTCAAGAAGCTATGGAAATTGAAGAAATTTTACAAATTGAATTGGCAGTCATTTCATCAAATCAATCTGCAAAAAGACTTTATGAAGCTGTTGGCTTTGAAAGCTTTGGTACAGAAAAAAGAGCATTATTTGTTAATGGTGAATTTTATGATGAGGATCATATGGTAAAGATTATTAAATAA
- a CDS encoding DUF3231 family protein translates to MEEVVQLAADHIEIFTSILDEDFISSTIAMDVKLAEDCTNIMISNGWFEEPPSSVDRRELS, encoded by the coding sequence ATGGAGGAAGTGGTACAACTGGCAGCAGACCATATTGAAATTTTCACTTCCATCCTTGATGAAGACTTTATCAGTTCTACCATCGCAATGGATGTGAAGCTTGCGGAAGACTGCACAAACATCATGATTTCCAATGGATGGTTTGAGGAACCGCCAAGTTCAGTAGATCGTCGAGAATTATCTTAG
- a CDS encoding spore gernimation protein GerQ has translation MDIQKLADHESLDLHEVINFKTLCLAKSKLMQGLVFDDDLRALMQKDVEQSMQALGELQAIYKRAPFEAPVPQNRPTPIIN, from the coding sequence ATGGATATTCAAAAATTAGCCGATCATGAATCATTGGATTTACATGAAGTTATTAATTTCAAAACCCTTTGCTTAGCGAAATCAAAACTAATGCAAGGACTGGTATTTGATGATGATTTGAGAGCATTAATGCAAAAAGATGTTGAACAATCCATGCAAGCACTTGGAGAATTACAGGCAATTTATAAACGTGCACCTTTTGAAGCTCCTGTTCCTCAAAACCGTCCAACTCCAATAATAAATTAA
- a CDS encoding spore coat protein, producing MNHDYLDPINSLHVPELADTTFAMDFLLRAKEGVRNIAVALTESASPDVRTLLRNQLMQGIAMHQEITELMISKKWFHPYELSEQYQLDQLSANNTLMIGKMNLFPVENNRKGLFDRTPDEH from the coding sequence TTGAATCATGACTATTTAGACCCAATAAACTCGCTACATGTACCTGAGCTAGCAGATACCACATTTGCGATGGATTTTCTTCTTCGTGCCAAAGAAGGTGTTCGCAATATTGCGGTCGCATTAACAGAGTCAGCATCACCTGATGTTAGAACCCTCTTACGAAACCAATTAATGCAAGGGATTGCTATGCACCAAGAAATTACAGAACTAATGATTAGTAAAAAATGGTTCCATCCATACGAACTAAGTGAACAATATCAATTAGACCAACTCTCTGCCAACAATACATTAATGATTGGCAAAATGAATCTATTTCCTGTTGAGAACAATAGAAAAGGATTGTTTGACCGAACACCTGATGAACATTAA
- a CDS encoding zinc-dependent alcohol dehydrogenase: MKAVTYQGIKNVEVKEVPDPKIEKPDDMIIKVTSTAICGSDLHLIHGMIPNLQENYIIGHEPMGIVEEVGPGVTKVKKGDRVIIPFNIACGECHYCKTNLESQCDNSNDNGDMGAYFGYSGTTGGYPGGQAEYLRVPFANFTHFKIPETCEESDEKLAVIADAMTTGFWSVDNAGVKGGDAVIVLGCGPVGLFAQKFCWLKGAKRVIAVDYVDYRLQHAKRTNKVEIVNFEHFENVGMHLKEITKGGADVVIDAVGMDGKMTDLEFLASGLKLHGGALGAFITATQAVRKGGTIQVTGVYGGKYNGFPMGDIMNRNVNIRSGQAPVIHYMPYMFELVTTGKIDPGDVVSHVLPLSEAKRGYEIFDTKMDNCIKVLLKP, encoded by the coding sequence ATGAAGGCAGTAACGTATCAAGGTATTAAAAATGTAGAAGTGAAAGAAGTTCCAGATCCCAAGATTGAAAAACCAGATGACATGATTATAAAAGTAACAAGTACAGCTATTTGTGGGTCTGATCTTCACCTAATTCATGGCATGATTCCTAACCTGCAGGAAAACTATATTATCGGCCATGAACCAATGGGAATTGTAGAAGAAGTAGGTCCAGGTGTGACTAAGGTAAAAAAGGGAGATCGAGTAATTATCCCCTTTAACATAGCATGCGGTGAATGCCATTACTGTAAAACAAATTTGGAAAGCCAATGTGATAATTCGAATGATAATGGTGATATGGGTGCCTATTTCGGATATTCTGGTACGACGGGTGGCTATCCAGGTGGGCAAGCCGAATATTTAAGAGTGCCATTTGCCAACTTTACCCATTTCAAAATTCCAGAGACTTGTGAAGAATCAGATGAAAAGTTAGCAGTTATTGCCGATGCGATGACTACTGGTTTTTGGAGTGTTGACAATGCAGGCGTAAAGGGTGGAGATGCAGTTATTGTTCTTGGCTGTGGTCCAGTTGGTCTTTTTGCTCAAAAATTTTGTTGGCTAAAAGGAGCAAAGCGTGTCATCGCCGTAGATTATGTAGACTATCGTTTGCAACACGCCAAACGTACTAACAAAGTTGAGATTGTAAATTTCGAACACTTTGAAAATGTAGGAATGCATTTGAAAGAAATAACGAAGGGCGGCGCTGATGTTGTCATTGATGCAGTTGGAATGGACGGTAAAATGACTGATTTAGAGTTCCTGGCAAGCGGATTGAAACTTCATGGTGGAGCATTGGGTGCGTTTATCACGGCTACACAAGCAGTTCGTAAAGGCGGGACTATTCAAGTTACTGGTGTTTACGGAGGGAAATATAATGGATTCCCAATGGGAGATATTATGAACCGAAACGTCAATATTCGATCTGGACAAGCACCTGTGATTCATTATATGCCATATATGTTTGAATTAGTGACGACCGGGAAAATTGATCCAGGTGATGTCGTAAGTCATGTACTGCCACTAAGTGAAGCAAAGCGTGGCTATGAGATTTTTGACACCAAAATGGATAATTGTATAAAAGTCCTTTTGAAACCTTGA
- a CDS encoding spore coat protein, with protein sequence MNPIIETLTGMDALTDQVVAMDLLISAKSGVRNYAMAVTEAGTPEIKDMLTRHLMEALDMHEQISSYMAEKGWYHAWDTNEQINLDLNNINTALNLPTL encoded by the coding sequence ATGAATCCAATCATTGAAACTTTAACTGGCATGGACGCACTAACGGATCAAGTGGTTGCAATGGATCTACTCATTTCAGCTAAAAGTGGTGTTAGAAATTATGCCATGGCAGTTACAGAGGCAGGAACACCCGAAATTAAAGACATGCTCACTCGTCATTTAATGGAAGCTCTTGATATGCATGAACAAATTTCCTCATATATGGCAGAAAAAGGATGGTATCATGCTTGGGATACAAACGAACAAATCAATTTAGATTTAAATAATATCAATACAGCATTGAACTTACCCACTCTATAA
- a CDS encoding major royal jelly family protein, producing MTHMLPMEKYFGKLELVYAFYGTMPTGVSVSETGRIFICFPKWGDDVKFTVAEIVEDKLQPYPNLQTNLVNPENITMTFISVQSVVADGRGTLWVLDTAAPNFSEPIKGGAKLVAVDLKTNTIRSVYTFTEDVVLPTTYLNDVRFDFRVGNAGYAYITDSSSKGPGAIIVVDLENGNAFRRLNGANSTSPDHYFIPKVEGKVLMNRNKDGGTSPFRLASDGIAISPDGKVLFFCPLTSRHLFSISTEALRDRNIPDMDLAYHVEYLGEKGASDGMITDAKGSIYAGDYENNSIRKILPNGTMETIAHDPRILWPDTFSIGPDGYLYVIVNQLHRQARFHYGKDLRQKPYSLLRMKINEFPAPTI from the coding sequence ATGACACATATGCTACCTATGGAAAAATATTTCGGTAAGTTAGAACTAGTTTATGCATTTTATGGCACTATGCCTACAGGTGTTAGTGTTTCGGAAACTGGTCGAATTTTTATTTGTTTTCCGAAATGGGGAGATGATGTTAAATTTACTGTGGCGGAAATTGTTGAGGATAAATTGCAGCCTTATCCTAATTTACAAACCAATTTGGTTAATCCCGAGAATATCACTATGACTTTCATCAGTGTCCAAAGTGTAGTTGCTGATGGAAGAGGAACGCTTTGGGTATTAGATACAGCGGCACCCAATTTTTCTGAACCTATTAAAGGTGGAGCAAAATTAGTCGCTGTTGATTTAAAAACCAATACAATTAGAAGCGTATACACCTTTACAGAAGATGTTGTCCTGCCAACAACTTACCTGAATGATGTCCGCTTTGATTTTCGTGTTGGAAACGCAGGTTATGCCTATATAACGGATTCTTCTTCCAAAGGACCAGGAGCTATTATCGTCGTAGATTTAGAAAATGGAAACGCGTTTAGACGGTTAAATGGAGCAAATTCAACTTCACCCGATCACTATTTTATACCGAAAGTAGAAGGAAAAGTATTGATGAATCGAAATAAAGATGGCGGGACTTCTCCATTTAGATTGGCGTCTGACGGTATTGCGATTTCTCCGGATGGAAAGGTATTATTTTTTTGTCCACTAACAAGTCGTCATCTGTTCTCGATCTCAACAGAAGCCCTGAGAGACAGAAATATACCGGACATGGATTTAGCTTATCATGTGGAGTATTTGGGAGAAAAAGGTGCTTCTGATGGAATGATTACTGATGCAAAAGGATCTATTTATGCTGGAGATTATGAGAACAATAGTATTCGAAAGATATTGCCAAATGGTACAATGGAAACCATCGCACATGATCCGAGAATTTTATGGCCGGATACTTTTTCGATTGGCCCTGATGGATACTTATATGTCATTGTGAACCAATTACATCGGCAGGCAAGATTTCATTATGGAAAAGACCTGCGACAAAAACCTTATAGTTTACTTCGTATGAAAATTAATGAATTTCCTGCTCCTACCATTTGA
- a CDS encoding transposase: MGTDLENQFGSALTLCPWAAIVPGHNESAGKRKSPKSKKGNKYLKSALTEAAHSEGASTTMEQCIDEQQHEKVKEEQE; this comes from the coding sequence ATCGGAACAGATTTAGAGAACCAGTTTGGAAGTGCACTTACATTATGTCCTTGGGCAGCAATAGTTCCTGGACATAATGAAAGTGCTGGTAAAAGGAAATCACCTAAATCAAAAAAAGGCAATAAGTATTTAAAATCAGCCTTAACTGAAGCCGCACATTCCGAGGGTGCATCAACTACCATGGAGCAATGTATCGATGAACAGCAGCACGAAAAGGTAAAAGAAGAGCAGGAATAG
- a CDS encoding aldehyde dehydrogenase family protein, with the protein MKKQFYIDGSWVEGVKHENLVAPHSGEVLAVIPIATIENLEEAIRAANNAKTQMEKLSSYERSVILEQLVEQFKENRSKLAEILALEASKPLKAALGEIDRTIATYKIAAEEAKRIYGETIPLDAVAGGEGRVTYTVREPVGVIGAITPFNFPFNLVAHKVGPAIAAGNTIVLKPASQTPLSAIALAEMINKTDLPKGAFNLITGKGSEIGDALVKHPDVNAITFTGSPEVGISLKNKAGLKKVTLELGSNSALIIDEDSQLTDELINRCVWGAFIYNGQVCISLQRIFVHHTLYNEFLLKMKNATKSLNIGSPLDLQTDISALISKKDVARINEWVKQSINDGANLVTGGDIIDERLYKPTILTNVKNSSDVSCKEIFGPVVVINSYEQFDEAINEVNNSRFGLQAGVYTNNLQRALYATKKLHVGGVLVNDVPTFRVDLMPYGGVKESGYGREGIKYAIQEMTELKLVSIKL; encoded by the coding sequence ATGAAAAAACAATTTTATATAGATGGAAGTTGGGTTGAAGGAGTTAAACATGAAAACCTTGTTGCCCCTCATTCTGGTGAAGTTTTAGCTGTAATACCAATCGCAACGATAGAGAATTTGGAAGAAGCGATCAGAGCGGCTAATAACGCAAAAACTCAAATGGAAAAGCTCAGTTCATATGAGAGAAGTGTCATTTTAGAACAATTAGTTGAACAGTTTAAAGAAAATCGTTCAAAACTTGCTGAAATTTTAGCATTAGAGGCATCCAAACCCCTAAAAGCTGCTTTAGGTGAAATTGATCGAACGATTGCAACATATAAAATAGCCGCTGAAGAAGCAAAAAGAATATACGGGGAAACAATCCCTCTAGATGCAGTAGCAGGTGGTGAAGGTCGAGTCACTTATACAGTTAGAGAGCCAGTTGGGGTAATTGGTGCAATTACACCGTTTAATTTCCCGTTTAATTTAGTAGCACATAAAGTTGGTCCTGCAATTGCTGCAGGAAATACAATTGTTTTAAAACCAGCTAGTCAGACTCCACTTTCTGCCATCGCATTAGCTGAAATGATTAATAAAACGGATTTACCTAAGGGTGCGTTTAACCTGATTACCGGAAAGGGCTCCGAAATCGGTGATGCTTTAGTAAAACATCCTGACGTGAACGCAATTACATTTACCGGCAGTCCTGAAGTCGGCATCTCATTAAAAAACAAAGCAGGACTAAAAAAAGTAACGTTAGAACTAGGTTCAAACTCAGCGTTGATCATCGATGAAGATAGCCAGTTAACTGATGAATTAATTAATCGTTGTGTATGGGGAGCCTTTATTTATAACGGCCAAGTTTGTATTTCATTACAAAGAATTTTTGTACACCATACACTTTATAATGAATTCCTATTGAAGATGAAAAATGCAACTAAATCGTTAAATATTGGTTCGCCGTTAGACCTTCAAACAGATATTAGTGCATTAATTTCTAAAAAAGATGTTGCTAGAATAAATGAATGGGTTAAGCAATCTATTAATGATGGAGCCAATCTAGTAACTGGTGGGGATATAATAGATGAACGTCTTTATAAACCAACTATTTTAACAAACGTAAAGAACAGCAGCGATGTATCCTGTAAAGAAATTTTTGGTCCAGTTGTCGTTATTAATTCATATGAACAGTTTGATGAAGCAATAAATGAAGTAAACAATAGTCGATTTGGATTACAAGCTGGTGTCTATACAAACAACTTACAAAGGGCATTATATGCTACTAAAAAATTACATGTAGGTGGCGTGCTAGTAAACGATGTTCCTACATTTAGAGTTGATTTAATGCCTTATGGTGGCGTAAAAGAAAGCGGTTATGGAAGAGAAGGCATAAAGTATGCAATACAAGAGATGACTGAATTGAAACTAGTCTCTATTAAACTTTAA
- the gabT gene encoding 4-aminobutyrate--2-oxoglutarate transaminase: MSNNRKFVNVSAGVPGPKGKELIEFRNEFVPNGVGNNTPVFVEKANGTIVEDVDGNKFLDFAGAIGTLNVGHTPKNVVQAIKNQSERLIHSCFHVGMYKSYIDLAKKLTEITPGNFSKKTILLNSGAEAVENAVKIARKYTGRPGIISFTRGFHGRTLLGMSLTSKVKPYKYKMGPFAPATYKAKFPYLSNRPKELSEEEYINFCISQFKDFLLTEVSPEEVAAVIMEPVQGEGGFIVPPKKFIKEVYTICKSHGILFIADEIQTGFGRTGELFASTIFEIEPDLITMSKSIAAGVPISAVTGRSEIMDAASPGELGGTYGGSPLGCVAALEVIRKIESEKLWIRARSIGEKIKLFFSQLKNDLPIIYDIRGLGAMVGIEFIDPTSGQPAKEFVAALTKKCYENGVIILSAGVHSNVLRFLTPLIISDEEIDEGLDIIKQSIHQVASQLVTEVK, from the coding sequence ATGAGTAATAATCGAAAATTTGTTAATGTCTCAGCAGGAGTTCCAGGGCCAAAGGGTAAAGAACTCATTGAGTTTCGTAATGAGTTTGTTCCAAATGGAGTTGGAAATAATACACCTGTTTTTGTAGAAAAAGCAAACGGTACGATCGTTGAGGATGTTGATGGTAATAAATTTTTAGATTTTGCTGGAGCGATTGGTACGTTAAATGTAGGACATACTCCGAAGAATGTTGTACAAGCGATTAAAAATCAATCAGAGCGATTAATCCACTCTTGCTTTCATGTAGGAATGTATAAGTCTTATATTGATTTAGCTAAAAAATTAACTGAAATAACGCCTGGGAATTTTTCTAAAAAAACAATTCTATTAAATAGCGGTGCTGAAGCAGTTGAAAATGCTGTTAAAATTGCGAGGAAGTACACTGGTCGACCTGGAATTATTTCGTTTACTCGAGGATTTCATGGGCGGACCTTATTAGGAATGTCCTTAACAAGTAAAGTAAAACCATATAAATATAAAATGGGACCATTTGCTCCTGCTACATATAAAGCTAAATTCCCTTATTTGTCAAATAGACCAAAAGAGTTATCTGAAGAAGAATATATTAATTTTTGTATCTCTCAATTTAAGGATTTTCTTTTAACAGAGGTGTCACCAGAAGAAGTGGCAGCGGTTATTATGGAGCCCGTACAAGGAGAAGGAGGATTTATTGTTCCTCCAAAGAAATTTATAAAAGAAGTATATACAATTTGTAAGTCACATGGAATTTTGTTCATAGCGGATGAAATTCAAACAGGATTTGGGCGAACAGGGGAATTATTTGCATCAACGATTTTTGAAATTGAACCTGATTTAATCACGATGTCAAAATCAATCGCAGCGGGTGTACCAATTAGTGCGGTGACGGGTCGTTCTGAAATAATGGATGCGGCTTCACCCGGTGAACTAGGTGGAACTTATGGCGGAAGTCCTTTAGGTTGTGTAGCAGCGCTCGAGGTGATTAGAAAAATTGAAAGTGAAAAATTATGGATTCGAGCTAGATCGATTGGAGAAAAAATCAAATTATTTTTTAGTCAATTGAAAAATGATTTGCCAATTATTTATGATATTAGAGGACTAGGAGCAATGGTAGGGATCGAATTTATAGATCCTACTTCTGGTCAACCAGCAAAAGAGTTTGTTGCAGCATTAACAAAAAAATGTTATGAGAATGGAGTCATTATTCTTAGCGCAGGTGTTCATAGTAATGTTCTTCGTTTCTTAACACCTTTAATTATTTCTGACGAGGAAATAGATGAAGGACTGGATATTATAAAACAATCAATACATCAAGTTGCTAGTCAACTTGTAACTGAGGTGAAATAG